A stretch of Gemmatimonas aurantiaca T-27 DNA encodes these proteins:
- a CDS encoding 5'-nucleotidase C-terminal domain-containing protein translates to MEQLSADRHCPSRRARVLAAALLLGAAAPTLAEGQSAKLDLVIATTTDVHGRLRAWDYYANAPDPAHSLAAAATIVDSVRAAHPGRVVLVEAGDILQGNPLTYVAARVSPPPVHPVIASMNVMRYDAAVLGNHEFNYGVPLLRRAIAQASFPFLAANVQNANGSNFVAPWNMVTRAGVKVAIVGGTTPGSMVWDRDNLKQAGVTVSDIVPAVKSSVAAARRAKADVVIVLLHSGLAERATYDTLATGLPSENVSARIPKEIPGVDVVVFGHSHREVVDTTIGGALVMQARNWAGSVGLGTLSLEKVKGKWTVAARRGERVLVTNHKESPAVLAASVRTHETTRAWVQGTVGQTSVAWRADSARVADVPLMDLVAEVMLRETKADLAAVSAFSLDASLPAGGITRAMISRLYPYDNTLRAVRITGAQLRAYLEHSAKYYRTLTPSGDAPSNGIIDPAVAGYNFDMIAGADYVLDLRQPVGQRVTKLQIRGRDVVATDSFTLAVNNYRQSGGGAYAMLATAPVVYARDTEIRQIIIDEIERAKTIEPSGYFTPNWSIEPAAARELILRELLRGRRAETDGRSSASTMVGTPGQRMLRVIAMSDFHAQLKPRFDGANPMGGAVALSAALRKAQGECVSPACESVIIDAGDLFTGTPASDWDSGRPTVGVVNRFDIAAGALGNHEFDFSQDTLRVRMRELRHAVLGANVRGPDGKLPAWIKADTIVQRGNLRIGIVGAAGTHTSSSAARRKVAGLTFIDPLPVYQERAKALRAAGAQVVLFVVHDGGRCERDRPTVCEGEGIALGKRVAALGAERPDAYIMGHAHVNLTFDFEGMPAVEPTSSGRGIVIIDLPIGGGAARTEIRPVRGDAIEGAEASVDSIVRVATARSEAKEQQPVATIASDLRRRGNQYPLGNLIADAARTMGAGDVGMINNGGIRIDVRAGPLLFGGVHLISPFGNVLTRMRVRGRDLKPMMERTFENGAPHAHVSGLLIEYDSSRADGDRIVRITMANGAAIQPDRIYGVVMNDFMIDDLYTDLQKTAVSTEYLPLRDSDVLAEYLRRQPQPIQADTTVRIRPVTAGAR, encoded by the coding sequence ATGGAACAACTGTCTGCTGACCGTCATTGTCCCTCCCGTCGCGCGCGTGTCCTAGCCGCCGCCCTGCTGCTGGGCGCCGCGGCCCCCACTCTGGCTGAAGGCCAATCGGCCAAGCTGGATCTGGTCATCGCCACCACGACCGATGTTCACGGTCGACTGCGAGCCTGGGACTACTACGCGAACGCGCCCGATCCAGCGCATTCGCTGGCCGCTGCGGCCACCATTGTCGACTCGGTGCGCGCCGCGCATCCGGGTCGGGTCGTCTTGGTGGAAGCGGGGGACATTCTGCAGGGCAATCCACTCACCTACGTGGCGGCGCGTGTCTCGCCGCCGCCGGTGCACCCGGTCATCGCGTCGATGAACGTCATGCGTTACGACGCGGCGGTGCTCGGCAATCACGAATTCAATTACGGGGTGCCGCTGCTCAGGCGCGCCATCGCGCAGGCGAGTTTTCCCTTCCTCGCCGCGAACGTGCAGAACGCCAACGGCAGCAACTTCGTGGCGCCCTGGAACATGGTCACGCGGGCCGGTGTCAAAGTCGCGATCGTGGGTGGTACGACGCCGGGGTCGATGGTGTGGGACCGGGACAACCTCAAACAAGCCGGGGTGACGGTATCCGACATCGTGCCGGCGGTGAAGTCGTCCGTGGCGGCGGCACGACGCGCCAAGGCCGACGTGGTGATTGTCCTGCTGCACTCCGGGCTCGCCGAGCGCGCGACATACGACACCCTGGCCACCGGATTGCCGTCCGAGAACGTTTCGGCGCGCATCCCAAAGGAGATTCCGGGCGTCGATGTAGTGGTGTTCGGGCATTCGCATCGCGAGGTGGTGGACACGACCATCGGCGGGGCGCTGGTGATGCAAGCTCGCAACTGGGCCGGCTCGGTGGGGCTGGGCACCCTCTCCCTGGAAAAGGTGAAAGGGAAGTGGACCGTGGCGGCCCGCCGTGGCGAGCGGGTGCTGGTCACCAATCACAAGGAATCCCCCGCCGTGTTGGCGGCGTCGGTGCGTACGCACGAGACCACACGGGCCTGGGTGCAGGGCACGGTGGGGCAGACCAGCGTGGCGTGGCGCGCGGATAGTGCGCGCGTGGCCGACGTGCCCCTCATGGACCTCGTGGCTGAGGTGATGCTTCGTGAGACGAAGGCGGACCTCGCGGCCGTGTCGGCGTTTTCGCTGGACGCGTCCTTGCCCGCGGGAGGCATCACACGGGCGATGATCTCGCGTCTGTATCCGTACGACAATACACTGCGTGCCGTGCGCATCACGGGAGCGCAGCTACGGGCGTACCTCGAGCATTCCGCGAAGTACTACCGCACGCTCACGCCGTCAGGTGATGCGCCGTCCAACGGCATCATCGATCCGGCAGTGGCAGGCTACAACTTCGACATGATTGCGGGCGCGGACTACGTGCTCGACCTGCGGCAGCCGGTTGGGCAGCGTGTCACCAAGCTGCAGATCCGTGGCCGCGATGTGGTCGCGACGGATTCGTTCACGTTGGCCGTGAACAACTATCGCCAGTCGGGCGGCGGCGCCTACGCGATGCTGGCGACGGCGCCCGTGGTGTATGCGCGGGACACCGAGATCCGGCAGATCATCATCGACGAAATCGAACGCGCGAAGACCATCGAGCCATCGGGCTACTTCACGCCCAACTGGTCCATCGAACCAGCCGCCGCCCGCGAGCTCATTCTGCGTGAATTGCTGCGTGGACGTCGCGCTGAGACCGATGGTCGTTCTTCTGCATCGACGATGGTTGGCACCCCCGGACAGCGCATGTTGCGCGTGATCGCCATGAGCGACTTCCACGCGCAACTCAAGCCACGTTTCGATGGGGCCAATCCGATGGGTGGTGCGGTGGCACTCTCGGCAGCACTTCGGAAGGCACAGGGCGAGTGTGTGTCGCCGGCCTGTGAGAGCGTGATCATCGATGCCGGCGATCTGTTCACCGGCACACCGGCTTCAGATTGGGATTCCGGCCGCCCCACGGTCGGTGTGGTCAACCGGTTCGACATCGCCGCCGGAGCGCTGGGCAATCACGAATTCGACTTTTCGCAGGATACGCTGCGAGTCCGTATGCGCGAACTGCGACATGCGGTGCTGGGCGCCAATGTGCGTGGCCCCGACGGCAAGCTGCCGGCGTGGATCAAGGCTGACACCATCGTGCAGCGCGGAAACCTGCGCATTGGCATTGTAGGCGCTGCCGGTACGCACACGTCGTCTTCGGCGGCGCGCCGCAAGGTGGCGGGCCTCACCTTCATCGATCCGTTGCCGGTCTATCAGGAGCGCGCGAAGGCGCTGCGCGCGGCAGGTGCACAGGTCGTCCTTTTTGTGGTGCACGACGGTGGTCGCTGTGAGCGGGACCGGCCGACGGTGTGCGAAGGTGAAGGTATCGCACTCGGGAAGCGTGTCGCGGCACTCGGCGCGGAGCGTCCCGATGCGTACATCATGGGCCATGCCCATGTGAATCTGACCTTCGATTTCGAAGGCATGCCCGCCGTGGAGCCCACTTCGAGTGGCCGCGGCATCGTGATCATCGACCTGCCGATTGGCGGCGGTGCGGCGCGCACGGAGATTCGCCCGGTGCGTGGCGATGCCATCGAAGGCGCGGAAGCGTCGGTGGATTCCATCGTGCGTGTGGCGACAGCCCGGTCGGAGGCCAAGGAACAGCAGCCTGTGGCCACGATCGCGAGCGATCTGCGGCGACGCGGCAACCAGTATCCGTTGGGCAACCTGATCGCCGACGCCGCGCGCACGATGGGCGCGGGTGATGTGGGGATGATCAACAATGGTGGTATCCGCATCGATGTGCGGGCCGGTCCGTTGCTGTTCGGCGGTGTGCATCTCATCAGCCCGTTCGGCAATGTGTTGACGCGGATGCGGGTGCGCGGGCGCGATCTCAAGCCGATGATGGAGCGCACCTTCGAGAACGGAGCTCCCCACGCACACGTGAGCGGCTTGCTGATCGAGTACGACTCGTCACGTGCCGATGGGGATCGGATCGTACGCATCACCATGGCCAATGGTGCGGCCATTCAGCCCGATCGCATCTACGGCGTGGTGATGAATGATTTCATGATCGACGACCTGTACACCGACCTGCAGAAGACGGCGGTGTCTACGGAGTATCTGCCGTTGCGCGACAGCGATGTGTTGGCCGAGTATCTCCGTCGCCAGCCACAGCCCATTCAGGCCGACACCACGGTGCGTATTCGCCCGGTTACCGCGGGAGCACGATGA
- the udk gene encoding uridine kinase — protein sequence MKPLIIGIAGGTGSGKSTVARKVAEALPGASVAFLEMDAYYRDYRHLTLEQLHQVNWDHPDAFDVELMSAHIATLARGEAVEMPLYEFATHSRSEQTRRIEPADVVVIDGILLLVDANIRGQCEVKVFVDADPDIRLIRRIRRDTAVRGRSLESVLDQYLTTVQPMHLQFVEPSKRYADVIVPRGGSNTVAVEMIVAKIQRRLLQRAAVQESLVASPAVAGLT from the coding sequence ATGAAACCGCTCATCATCGGCATCGCGGGTGGAACCGGTTCCGGCAAGTCCACGGTAGCGCGCAAGGTGGCTGAGGCCCTCCCCGGGGCGTCGGTCGCATTCCTCGAGATGGATGCGTACTACCGCGATTACCGGCACCTCACGCTGGAGCAGTTGCATCAGGTCAATTGGGATCACCCCGATGCCTTCGATGTGGAGCTGATGTCGGCTCATATCGCGACGCTCGCTCGCGGCGAGGCCGTCGAGATGCCCCTGTATGAGTTCGCCACCCATTCCCGCAGCGAACAGACGCGGCGGATCGAACCGGCGGACGTGGTGGTGATCGACGGCATTTTGCTGCTCGTCGATGCCAACATCCGTGGCCAGTGTGAAGTGAAGGTGTTTGTGGATGCCGATCCTGATATCCGTCTGATCCGGCGCATTCGCCGCGATACGGCGGTCAGGGGACGGTCGCTGGAGTCGGTGCTCGACCAGTATCTCACGACGGTGCAGCCGATGCATCTCCAGTTTGTGGAGCCCAGCAAACGCTACGCCGACGTGATCGTCCCCCGCGGGGGGAGCAACACGGTGGCCGTGGAAATGATCGTCGCCAAGATTCAACGACGATTGCTGCAACGTGCCGCCGTGCAAGAGTCCCTCGTGGCATCTCCGGCCGTGGCCGGTTTGACCTGA
- a CDS encoding response regulator has translation MNPAPPAADRILVVDDEPEIVALVAYHLAKAGYRVATAASGSDALEVARRERPSLIVLDLMLPGMSGFDVLEQLRADESTREVAVLMLTARREEPDRIRGLSLGADDYLTKPFSPAELVLRVGAILRRTGSATPVSADTLVIGPLHIDRAAMTVRVDGQDVELTPTEFKLLLTLAERRGRVQGRGHLLETVWEAAPDIQTRTVDMHVQRLRSKLGAAGELIETVRGFGYRLRASAPRLV, from the coding sequence ATGAACCCCGCACCGCCAGCTGCCGATCGCATTCTCGTCGTCGACGACGAACCGGAAATCGTCGCCCTCGTCGCCTATCACCTGGCCAAGGCCGGATACCGGGTGGCTACCGCCGCCTCGGGCTCCGACGCGCTCGAAGTGGCGCGCCGTGAACGCCCGTCGCTGATTGTGCTCGATCTGATGCTCCCCGGCATGTCCGGGTTCGATGTGCTGGAACAGCTTCGGGCCGATGAAAGCACGCGCGAAGTGGCCGTGCTGATGCTCACGGCACGCCGCGAAGAACCCGATCGCATTCGCGGTCTGTCGCTGGGGGCTGACGACTATCTCACCAAGCCGTTCTCCCCGGCGGAACTGGTGCTGCGGGTGGGCGCCATTCTGCGGCGGACCGGATCGGCGACGCCGGTCAGCGCCGACACGCTGGTCATCGGGCCGCTCCACATCGATCGCGCCGCCATGACGGTGCGCGTGGATGGTCAGGATGTGGAACTCACGCCCACCGAGTTCAAGCTGCTGCTCACCCTCGCTGAACGACGGGGTCGTGTGCAAGGACGTGGCCACCTGCTCGAGACGGTGTGGGAAGCCGCGCCGGATATTCAAACGCGCACGGTGGACATGCACGTGCAGCGCCTGCGCTCGAAGCTGGGCGCGGCGGGTGAGCTGATCGAAACGGTGCGCGGATTTGGCTATCGCCTGCGCGCGTCCGCACCGCGCCTGGTCTGA
- a CDS encoding sensor histidine kinase, with product MKLTQRIVLNAFVVATVLMAIVLVTVERRVTERVRAEGPIAGATSAQSSDEMLAAIRRDIVIAGFAALLVGVVLAQVLARPVARPIEELRDVARGLAAGDLTQRPSHEIAGGEVGDLADALRLLAEQLDARLQLLHAEEALLVALTESLNEGVAAVDARQRVVRINETGRQLLRLKEPVPFPADYLPRERMLREALAAALAGTIAAPSEIRVDDRTLSLTARPLPDGGAVLALYDLTPVRRLEAVRRDFVANVSHELRTPLTVIGGFVETLQDEQLPPELRTQFLQMVDASVRRMQRIVDDLLDLSRIESGGWLPNPIELDVAVLAAEIIAPLERPAAAKGVALHVEIAPGAERVYADPTAARQILTNLAENALRHTPTGSVTLLASPAEGGVWIGVRDTGVGIGAEHLPRIFERFYRADPARSREAGGTGLGLSIVRHLTEAHGGRVRADSTLHVGTTIQAWLPKAESGTETEPVAGS from the coding sequence GTGAAACTCACCCAGCGGATCGTCCTGAACGCCTTCGTGGTCGCGACGGTGTTGATGGCGATCGTGCTGGTGACGGTGGAACGCCGCGTGACCGAGCGGGTGCGCGCCGAAGGGCCGATTGCGGGTGCAACATCGGCGCAGTCGTCTGATGAAATGCTGGCCGCCATTCGCCGCGATATCGTGATCGCCGGATTCGCGGCACTGCTGGTGGGGGTTGTGCTGGCGCAGGTGCTGGCGCGGCCGGTGGCGCGCCCCATCGAAGAATTGCGTGATGTCGCCCGCGGCCTCGCGGCCGGCGATCTCACACAACGGCCCTCGCACGAGATTGCCGGTGGTGAAGTTGGCGACCTCGCCGACGCGCTGCGTCTCCTGGCCGAGCAGCTCGACGCGCGTCTGCAACTGTTGCATGCGGAAGAGGCATTGTTGGTGGCGCTCACCGAATCGCTCAACGAGGGTGTGGCCGCGGTGGATGCCCGGCAGCGGGTCGTGCGCATCAACGAGACGGGGCGGCAGCTATTGCGGCTCAAGGAGCCGGTGCCCTTCCCGGCCGACTATCTCCCACGCGAGCGGATGCTGCGCGAGGCACTGGCGGCGGCGCTGGCTGGCACGATCGCGGCGCCCAGTGAAATCCGCGTCGACGACCGCACCCTGTCGCTTACGGCGCGTCCACTCCCAGACGGCGGAGCGGTACTCGCTCTGTACGATCTCACGCCGGTGCGTCGTCTCGAGGCGGTGCGCCGTGACTTCGTGGCCAACGTCTCGCATGAACTGCGTACGCCGCTCACGGTGATCGGCGGTTTCGTGGAGACGCTACAGGACGAACAGCTACCGCCAGAACTTCGCACGCAGTTCCTGCAGATGGTGGACGCCAGCGTGCGGCGCATGCAGCGCATCGTCGACGATCTGCTCGATCTGTCACGGATCGAATCGGGCGGTTGGTTGCCCAACCCGATCGAACTGGACGTAGCGGTGCTCGCCGCCGAGATCATCGCACCACTCGAGCGCCCGGCGGCCGCCAAAGGCGTCGCGTTGCACGTCGAGATCGCGCCCGGCGCCGAGCGTGTATACGCCGATCCCACGGCCGCGCGCCAGATTCTCACGAACCTGGCGGAGAATGCGTTGCGACACACCCCCACCGGGAGCGTCACGCTGCTGGCGTCACCCGCAGAGGGTGGTGTATGGATTGGCGTGCGAGACACCGGCGTGGGAATTGGCGCAGAACACCTGCCGCGCATCTTCGAGCGCTTCTATCGCGCGGATCCGGCCCGCTCCCGGGAAGCCGGCGGCACCGGGCTGGGGCTCTCCATCGTGCGGCACCTGACCGAAGCACACGGTGGACGCGTGCGGGCCGACAGCACGCTGCATGTGGGTACCACGATTCAGGCGTGGTTACCCAAGGCGGAATCAGGCACGGAGACGGAGCCGGTCGCAGGATCTTGA
- a CDS encoding SIR2 family NAD-dependent protein deacylase, producing MAAKALRAAEHVCVLTGAGISAESGIPTFREAQTGLWAKFSPQELATPQAFASHPSRVWQWYAMRRAMVRAAQPNPGHAALLSLALRVAHCTIVTQNVDDLHERSGVREPIRLHGSLMHIRCSQGCAGSVPAPEEATAEVPKCPQCGGLMRPDVVWFGEGLPMGPFGAAREAAVACDVFLSVGTSNIVEPAASLPWISATHGATVIVVNPTMEGQRKGPSILPIEGPAGVMLPRLIAEAFAGRRPRRQAE from the coding sequence GTGGCGGCCAAGGCGCTGCGGGCGGCGGAGCATGTCTGCGTCCTGACCGGTGCCGGGATCTCTGCGGAAAGCGGAATTCCGACCTTCCGTGAAGCCCAGACCGGGCTCTGGGCGAAGTTCTCGCCGCAGGAGCTGGCGACCCCGCAGGCCTTTGCGTCGCACCCCTCCCGCGTGTGGCAGTGGTATGCGATGCGCCGGGCCATGGTGCGGGCCGCACAGCCCAATCCCGGGCACGCCGCGCTTCTCAGCTTGGCGTTGCGGGTGGCCCATTGCACGATCGTCACGCAGAACGTGGACGATTTGCACGAACGTTCGGGAGTGCGGGAGCCGATTCGTCTGCACGGTTCGCTGATGCACATCCGTTGCAGCCAGGGGTGTGCCGGCAGTGTGCCGGCGCCGGAGGAGGCTACCGCCGAGGTGCCCAAGTGTCCGCAGTGCGGTGGGCTGATGCGTCCGGACGTGGTGTGGTTCGGGGAGGGTCTGCCCATGGGGCCCTTTGGCGCTGCCCGTGAGGCCGCGGTGGCCTGCGACGTATTTCTGTCGGTGGGCACCTCCAACATCGTGGAGCCGGCGGCATCGTTGCCGTGGATCTCGGCCACCCATGGCGCGACGGTGATCGTGGTGAACCCGACCATGGAAGGGCAGCGCAAAGGCCCGTCCATTCTGCCCATCGAGGGGCCGGCCGGTGTGATGCTGCCGCGGCTGATCGCCGAGGCGTTCGCGGGTCGACGACCGAGACGGCAGGCCGAGTAG
- a CDS encoding TonB-dependent receptor has translation MRTKAYALHRVARHLMLAITAAVVTTVVPTQLRSQAATAAPAADAQTGRLTGRIVDATTGQGITAAQIQIVGTGLGIQSGVDGRYTIVRVPAGTVTLQVRRIGYGPKTITGLIVPANGTIEQDVSLSSADVQLAAVSVTATKEKGTVSEALNQQKNATNVVNAITAEQIARSPDSDAAQAAQRVSGVTVQDGKYLQVRGLGERYTTASLNGARIPSPEPERKVVPLDLFPAGLLQDVTTSKTFTPDQPGDFAGANVNIRTREFPARRQINYTTSVGANNLVRGQTLPFAPRAGGELFGMASSSRRIPDAISQANFMSNIPQSVYNQMALEQRNVWNATPRKGAMNGSFGASTGGNTILGRRVGYVLSANYGYSEEVRANERFAVGNQGPNNTVVPLTQVEGQTGRSSIQWGGIANFSTIVGKGNRFSLNTTATRSADNEARIDRGFDENLADSIARTTLRYVERSVATANLQGEHQLSERNKTAWSATYANTSRKEPDRSDIVYSRDGTGKYSLLSSLDGARRLYFDLQENNATAQFDHTMNIGAIANQNVVKFGAYMRSTDRTAQAPIYAFLSRADESIRTQNPDVIFGAGQACANCSLINVQPIGQAGSYTASDRTTAGYLMTDWGLGSRVRVIAGARVEQADINVQSSTQGGFTAVADLKNTDVLPSLLLNTRLTDNQNLRFGITRTLARPEYRELAPVTFRDVLGGVSVTGNDKLVRSLIDNYDLRWEAFPTPGEVFSIGVFAKRFDRPIERVESATSGAYQARFQNALQAVNLGVELEARKSLAMFGEWAAPFTAFSNVTLMRSSVDLDTLQGLTVTDKTRRLVGQAPYVVNAGLSYSNLSGSTNATVLYNVVGERIYAAGVLPLPNIVEMPRHVVDMSLRFPVWGSLTGRVDARNILDARYRFMQGNLEREGYNAGRNFSMGFSWRQ, from the coding sequence ATGCGGACCAAGGCTTACGCACTGCACCGTGTTGCGCGTCATCTGATGCTGGCGATCACGGCGGCCGTCGTTACCACCGTCGTCCCCACGCAGCTTCGCTCGCAAGCCGCCACCGCCGCCCCCGCGGCCGATGCACAGACCGGTCGCCTCACCGGTCGCATCGTCGATGCGACCACAGGTCAGGGCATCACGGCGGCCCAGATCCAGATTGTCGGCACGGGACTCGGTATCCAGTCCGGCGTGGACGGCCGCTACACCATCGTACGTGTGCCCGCAGGCACAGTGACCCTACAGGTGCGGCGCATCGGGTACGGCCCGAAGACGATTACCGGCCTGATCGTGCCCGCCAACGGCACCATCGAGCAGGATGTGTCGCTCTCCAGCGCCGATGTACAACTGGCCGCCGTCAGCGTCACAGCGACCAAGGAAAAGGGCACCGTCTCGGAAGCCCTCAACCAGCAGAAGAACGCCACGAATGTGGTGAACGCCATCACCGCCGAACAGATCGCCCGCAGCCCGGACAGCGATGCGGCGCAGGCCGCGCAGCGCGTGAGCGGCGTGACCGTGCAGGACGGCAAGTATCTGCAGGTGCGTGGTCTTGGTGAGCGTTACACCACCGCGTCGCTCAATGGCGCCCGCATTCCGAGCCCGGAACCCGAGCGCAAAGTGGTGCCGCTCGATCTGTTCCCGGCCGGTCTGCTGCAGGACGTAACCACCAGCAAGACGTTCACCCCCGACCAGCCCGGCGATTTTGCCGGCGCGAACGTGAACATCCGCACGCGTGAATTCCCGGCACGTCGCCAGATCAACTACACGACCTCGGTCGGTGCGAACAATCTGGTGCGTGGCCAGACGCTGCCCTTCGCCCCGCGCGCAGGCGGAGAACTGTTCGGCATGGCGTCGAGCTCACGTCGCATCCCCGATGCGATCTCGCAGGCCAACTTCATGTCCAACATCCCGCAGTCGGTATACAACCAGATGGCGCTGGAACAGCGCAATGTCTGGAATGCCACACCGCGGAAGGGCGCGATGAATGGTTCCTTCGGTGCCTCCACCGGCGGCAACACCATCCTCGGCCGCCGCGTCGGCTACGTGCTGAGCGCCAACTACGGCTATTCGGAAGAAGTGCGCGCCAATGAACGCTTCGCCGTAGGCAATCAGGGTCCGAACAACACCGTCGTACCGCTGACCCAGGTGGAAGGCCAGACGGGCCGCTCGAGCATCCAGTGGGGCGGCATCGCGAACTTCTCCACCATCGTGGGCAAGGGCAATCGTTTCTCGCTCAACACCACCGCCACGCGCAGCGCCGACAACGAAGCCCGCATCGATCGTGGTTTCGACGAGAACCTCGCCGACAGCATCGCCCGCACCACGCTGCGTTATGTCGAACGTTCCGTCGCCACGGCAAACCTGCAGGGCGAACATCAGCTCAGCGAACGCAACAAGACGGCGTGGTCGGCCACGTATGCCAACACGTCGCGCAAGGAACCGGATCGCTCGGACATCGTCTACTCGCGCGACGGCACCGGCAAGTACTCGCTGCTCTCGTCGCTCGACGGCGCGCGCCGCCTGTACTTCGACCTGCAGGAAAACAACGCGACCGCTCAGTTCGATCACACGATGAACATCGGAGCGATCGCAAACCAGAACGTCGTCAAGTTCGGCGCGTACATGCGGTCCACCGACCGCACGGCGCAGGCGCCGATCTACGCCTTCCTCTCGCGGGCCGACGAAAGCATCCGTACGCAGAACCCCGATGTGATCTTCGGTGCCGGCCAGGCGTGCGCGAACTGCTCGCTCATCAATGTGCAACCCATCGGCCAGGCGGGTTCGTACACCGCCTCCGATCGCACCACCGCGGGGTACCTGATGACCGATTGGGGCCTCGGTAGCCGAGTGCGTGTCATCGCCGGTGCACGCGTGGAGCAGGCCGACATCAACGTGCAGTCGAGCACGCAGGGTGGCTTCACCGCAGTGGCCGATCTCAAGAACACCGACGTGCTGCCGTCCCTGTTGCTCAACACCCGCCTGACCGACAACCAGAACCTGCGCTTCGGTATCACGCGCACGCTGGCCCGCCCGGAATACCGTGAACTCGCGCCGGTGACGTTCCGCGACGTGCTGGGCGGCGTGTCGGTGACGGGCAACGACAAGCTCGTGCGCTCGCTGATCGACAACTACGACCTGCGTTGGGAAGCCTTCCCGACACCGGGCGAAGTGTTCAGCATCGGCGTGTTTGCGAAGCGCTTCGATCGTCCGATCGAACGCGTGGAATCGGCCACGTCGGGCGCGTACCAGGCGCGTTTCCAGAACGCCCTGCAGGCCGTGAACCTCGGCGTCGAACTCGAAGCCCGGAAGTCGCTGGCGATGTTTGGTGAATGGGCCGCACCGTTCACCGCCTTCAGCAACGTGACCCTGATGCGTTCGTCGGTGGACCTCGACACGCTGCAGGGCCTCACCGTCACCGACAAGACGCGCCGCCTGGTGGGTCAGGCGCCGTATGTGGTGAACGCCGGTCTCTCGTATTCGAACCTGTCGGGCAGCACCAATGCCACCGTGTTGTACAACGTGGTCGGTGAGCGCATCTACGCCGCCGGTGTGTTGCCACTGCCGAACATTGTCGAGATGCCACGCCATGTGGTGGACATGTCGTTGCGCTTCCCGGTGTGGGGCAGCCTGACCGGTCGGGTGGACGCCCGCAACATCCTCGATGCGCGCTACCGCTTCATGCAGGGCAACCTCGAGCGCGAAGGCTACAACGCCGGCCGCAACTTCTCGATGGGCTTCTCCTGGCGTCAGTAA